The genomic segment TGACGGCATTTCTCAATGTCTTGCAGTCCGGTTATCATTAAATTCCTGCAAATCAACAAGCCAGGCAGTTTTAGTTGACATTGTTACTTATTAATGGCTGCACGATCAAACATGACTTACAGCtttacattgtttacattgttacttatTAATGTCTGCAAGATCAAACATGACTTTACATTGTtacttattaatgtttgtaaGAGCAAACATGACTTTACATTGTTACTTATTAATGTTTAAGATGAAACATAACTCACAGCTTTACATTGTTACTTATTAATGTCTACAAGAGCAAACATGACTTTACATTGTTACTTATTAATGTTTAAGATGAAACATGACTCACAGTTTTACATTGTTACTTATTAATGTTTAAGATGAAACATGACTCACAGTTTTACATTGTTACTTATTAATGTCTGCAAGATGAAACATGACTCACAGTTTTACATTGTTACTTATTAATGTCTGCAAGATGAAACATGACTTTACATTGTTACTTATTAATGTCTGTAAGATGAAACATGACTCACAGTTTTTGGTTGAGACCCGCTTGACTGCTGGACTGGAAGTCGCTGACAATGATTCCGAGCTGTCGGATATTTTCCACAAACTTCTCCAGGTGCTCCTCCAGGTTTTCATTTTTCTCCGCCATAACAGTTTAATGCTACCCGGAGGGCGGGAAGTGACCTAAAGTGATCCGGGAGGTCACAAATAATCGCCGGTCGAGTGTTAGCCACCGATGCTAACTCGGTGCGGTGCAGTTGTGCTTTACGGCAACGAGCCCGCCAATGGCCGCTGTCGCTGGGTTGTTACCATGGTGATGGCCAACGGGGGGGATGTCATTTCCTGTCGTATTACGCGGAAAAATGTCGTGGTGTGGGGAAGCAAAACGTATCTGTTTGCGTCCAAAATGAAACGATTGATtgaataaattaaaatgaattaccggtttaaatgtgtttttatctAAATAATATTTGTAAAACTCCTTAAGAGGATTGTTTAGTATCATAATGTCCAGAATCAGGTAAGCGTCACGACGTTATCAATCTGGCACTTTCGACACCATTATCAGTTGGCTAATAGAATGGCTTCATTGTCATTAAACTTCAGCACAAAGACATCAGAGCATTACCAACATCATTGGACAAAAATAGTGTTtaagaaaatatggtaaatatagaCGAAGTAAGGTGTACGGTTTTCCCTGGAGGTAAGTATGGCTAATATATGAGTATTAAATATGTTGCCCGCATATAATATATGAGTATTAAATATGTTGCCCGCATATAAAGTATGGTTAACATATGAGTATTAGATATGAACACCCGTGCGATGAAAACAAAAGTGAATGATTTCCGTGGATATGTAAGGAACGGAAGATATTGTTTTCTCGTATTTGTCTTGGAACCGGAAATGACACGCTATTCAATTTCGCAATAAAAGCAGTGTTGTACGTCACGCACTCTCACGCAGTAGACCGACACGTCACCGCGATGCGGGGTTGTGTAGGTCTAAAACACTAAAGTATgcaaattatataattttttttttttaaattaattaattatacttATTTGGTCATATCTCCTTTTGCAGGTTGTTACCCACGCGGCACCTTTTCAGTGCCATTGAATTCGATCATTTAtccgtgttttgttttttgtttttttaacggcGTGGCGTCTTTTTGTTACGTTGCAGACACCAAACGTCACGTCACCTTATGCGAAGACCTTTACTTTGAAACGCCCGCAGCGGCGGCTCAGCCTTTAAAGTGCGGCTGCTTGCTCGCCCTCCCCTGCATTAGTGCTGCAgctgcgcgcgcacacacacaggcTCTCAGGTCGGCGGTGGATCTCCTGGATCTAGTGGatttgctccttttttttttttcttttttttttccacgcgCAAGGGATCGCCTTTCGGGTGATAACGCGCCGGATTGGACGCATTTAGGTACGTATTGCGTGTTTGTCAGCAGGAGGATGCACTATAGTCCTCTTGCGTTTATGACATGAGTCGATGATGTCATGATATTGATAGTTTTGATGGCGCTTTTGTGACAACAACCGAGCTGGTTTGTCTTGTAATGTTGTTTTctttgctgctttttttttttttttttggtcctggcGTGCAGTGACGATGCGCTGAGGAGAAAAAGCGCGCCGCGTCGTGGGCTGTGATCATCCCTGAGAGCCGCAGTGAAGGCGACGAATCAGCATCAGGGAGACCCGCTTGGAAAGGGGGGGAATCTCGACCCTCCACGGGGGGTGATAggtggagagagaaaaaaaaaaaaagagagagagagagagaagaaatCTAAATTATGGCCACCTTACTGCGGAAGATCGGTCTGATCCGCCTGCACGACCGAGACACGGAGGACCCCAAGCACCACCAAGGCTCCTTGAAGGGCAGCAAAGGGAGCCAGAAGAGCAACAAACTCTGCCAGACCGCCAACGAGAGCAACATCCTCAGCACGCCGGAGATCAAAGCGAGGAAGCTGGACCAGAACGCCAAGGACAGGgacaaggagaaggagaaggagaaggccaGCAAGGATGCGAGCAAGGAGAGGCAGCAGCCGCAGCAGACCGGAGGAGGTGGGAATAAAAGCACCGGAGCCTCCTCCGTCCCCGCAGCGGCGCCGGCGCCGCACCGGCAACACTGCAGCCAAGTGCGCACTCGGCGGCTGATGAAGGAGCTGCAGGAGATCCGCCGGCTGGGGGACAACTTCATCACCGTGGAGCTGGTGGAGGACAACCTGTACGACTGGAACGTCAAGCTGCACCAGGTGGACAAGGACTCTGCGCTGTGGCAGGACATGAAGGAGACGAGCACCGACTTCATCCTGCTCAACGTCACCTTCCCCGACAACTTCCCCTTCTCGCCGCCCTTCATGCGCGTGCTGACGCCGCGCCTGGAGAACGGCTACGTGCTGGACGGCGGCGCCATCTGCATGGAGCTGCTGACCCCCCGCGGATGGTCCAGCGCCTACACGGTGGAGGCGGTCATGAGGCAGTTCGCCGCCAGCCTCGTCAAAGGACAGGtgaggaggggaggggagggggcggggCGTGTTGCAATCACCACCCACACCTATGCGTCATTTACGCACACAACATTTTCATTTCACTAAAATAAAATGATGGAAAATTGCTTCATTTAGTACAaatttaacatcattaaaacctAAAGGTGCGTGAGTTCCTGGCACTTCCGGCTTATATTTGACTTGTCAAaaacaaaataactttttttcattttttttttcatttatttatttatttcaggcaatgacatacaaaagtacaaagttgacaacacataataatataaataaatatagtgcaaaaggtaatgcatacttgccaaccctcccggattttccgggagactcccggaattcagcgcctctcccgaaaacctcccagaaaaaattttctcccgaaaatctcccagaattcagctggagctggtccgtgcggacctgagtggggacagcggcaacAGTCTATTTTCACGTCCattttcccacgatataaacagcgtgcctgcccaatcacattataactgtagaatgatcgagggcgactTCTTGGTTtcgtatgtgggtttattgttaggccgtTTCAATAACGTCCTCCCAGCACGGTAACAACACACGACAACAGCAGTCAccttttcgtctaccgtaaagcagttcgtctgccgtaaacagcaatgttgtgacactcttaaacaagacaatgctgccatctactggatagcctctagaacactgaaattcaagtatttcttttatttatatgtataatataataaatatatatatatagctagaattccctgaaagtcaagtatttcatacatatatatatatatatatatatatatatatatatatatatatatatatatatatatatatatatatatatatatatatatatatatatatatatatatatatatatatatatatatatatgaaatatatatgaactactcgagttggtgaattctagctgtaaatcaatcaatcattatcaatcaatgtttatttatatagccctaaatcacaagtgtctcaaagggctgtaaatatactcctcccctctaaaCTACGCcgccaaccacacccccgcccctcccccacccccgaccacccccaccccccacctcccggaatcggaggtctcaagttcGGCAAGTAtgatagtatgtaatgcatgattgtccagttttgcctgaaaaggagtgggaagaagatcatttatttaatccccccccccccccccagttctccattcagtgatttcactgttactttgttcaaggagtataatacagatgttgtatgatagtggcattaccacaggtaacaataattattacactgtaacaatcatttgtatcaacaatgtaggaataatgaatgtaccaacaatggtaatagacaacatagtctattaccattgttattATTACCACTactatacaataataataataataaattttattTTGTATGTTGTTTTCAGactactcaaagacgctttacaggataaaaaattaaaatataaaacagttcagaGTAATaacccattatttattatttaatttttactttttaaattatacctcaactctgtacactgctgctggaattttaattttacagagggaactctcctgaaggaatcgatAAAGTAttatctattaaaaaaaactttttactcTTAAAGAAAATTGCAATAATCATGTATTAATCACGCACACACcattttaatttgatgcatgttttgtactaaaattaAACTATGGAAAATTGCTTAATTTAGTACAAATTTTACATCATTAAAACCTAAAGGTGCATGAGTTCCTGGCACTTCCGGCTTAGATTTgcactttgcacacatttaccATTTTTAAGGCTGTCAAAAAGAACTCTGATTAATCCcaaaaaatgatcgcattaatcatgtgtgGTTGCAGGTTAATCATGcattttataattaattatttttttactcaaaaacatCACATTAATCATGGTAATCCTGCacaccatcagactgtacaactcctctctggggggcagAGGGGTACtataggatgacaggggatgcaaaacaataacatatacccccattatttattatttactttttacttaaaTTATACCTCAACTCTgtgcactgctgctggaattttaatgttcctgagggaactctcctaaaggaatcgataaagtactatctatctatctatctatccatctatctatctatctatctatctatccatctatctatctatctatccatctatccatctatccatccatctatctatctatccatctatccatcttttttattaaaaaatatattttactccTAAATAAAATTGCAATAATCATGTATTAAATcatgcattttatttttaaattattattttaggcaaggcaaggcaaggcaactttatttgtatagcgcttttcatacacaaggcagactcaaagtgcttcacagacaacaaagtgaaatgaaagaaaataaaagcaaaattaaaatgcagacaataaaaataaaaacagtgcagacgttaaaagttaaaagattaaaagatttagctgaaagctaaggtgaacataaaagtcttcagtctagttttaaaagtagtgagagttggggagagtctgacatcttcaggaagtttattccagctatgtgttgcatagtgactgaatgatgatctcccttgatttgagtttactcttggaaccgctaacagattggtctcagaagatcttagtgatctaaagggcgtatatagtgggagcatatcagtgatatacttgggccctagaccatgtagtgatttatatgtgagcaggaggattttgaaatctattctctgatgtacagggagccaatgtaaggatttaagaattggtgtaatgtgctcacattttttggtctttgttagaactctagcagcagcgttctgaacaagctgtagctgcctgacagtttttttgggaagacctgcaaggagaccattacaatagtctagcctactggtaataaaggcatgtacaagtttttctaagtcttgagctgacatgagccctctaagtcttgttacatttttgaggtgatagtaggccgattttgttactgatttgatgtgactgtcgaaatgtaaatcagaatctaaaataaccccaagatttctggctttatttgaggttttcagggacagtgattgaaggtgttggatgactttaaacctttcttttttagcaccaaaaacaattatctcagctTTTACTCATGTGGTTAATCAAAAAATCGCATTAATTATGTATAATTGGAGATTAATCatgcattttattttaaaatatttttttactcatgattaatcaaaaaaatcaCATTAATGCTTACAGATAAAtcatgcattttatttttttaataattttttactcatttgattaatcaaaaaatcgtaataatcacgtattaatcatgcattttgtttttaaattattattttactcATGCGGTTAATCAAAAAATCGCATTAGTCATGTATAATTGAAGATTAATCatgcattttattttaatttttttttttactcgtgattaatcaaaaaaaaacacattaatacTTGCAGataaattatgcattttattttttaataattttgtactcatttgattaataaaaaaatcgtAATAATCACGTATGAATCAtgcattttgttttgaaattattttttacttgaatgtattttgagctcctttaccttaaccacgAATGGTTACCTAAAGGGGGCGTGGCTTTTTATAACGTCATTAATCAGGTCAATGCACATGCATTCAAAATGTTGCTTCTGACAGTactttaaataatatttttaccagGTTGTGACCAAAAACAAATTAAGTATATTCGAGTAAAACATCTAAAAAATGGTTTTGTATGACATAGTGACATTAAAATtgcttttgtgtcaaaatattggggtctttttgtgATGAATAACACTTTGATCAACTCACAGACTGGTGATACTCTTCATTTACTGGAGAAGTATGCTAGCCCTAGCTCATTAGCTAGCTTAATAGCTAACACAAACACGAACACATTTCCCTGTGGAACAACATATCCAATATAAACTTAAGTAAAAACATGAATGTCCAGGCAGCTTAACTATTCACGTACATAGAACTGACAGACTGTGCTATCTTAGTTCTATACTCCAATAACAACAGGAAGTGAGATCTCTTAAACCATAAGTGATGCACCCAGAAACAAATTTTATATTTATcatgaaaaaaaaccccactctGAAACCTTTACAAATCAAAACCGGAGAAAATAAACTCTTACATAATTAGTATGGCTCTTAAAAAACCAGAACAATATTCAATATTTGTTTTCTGCCTACTCAAGTACACTGTGTGTCATTCTAttggattcatttttttaaacaaaacttggttaaaagatttcagtgtgtgtgtataagtactttttgagcacatttgacAATACTCTGATAATTATGGTGAAATGTTCATGTTGTTACATCCCTGTACGTAAAGTAAGTcagtaatcacgattaatccaaatttgaaagtgtgattaatctgatttaaaaaattaaaaaataataatttgacaggaCCAGTTcctatcagtgacggagcaggaaggggctaggaatatgtttgTGGTAAAATGTCATATGAAGCGCCCTGTTTATGTATAACATGGGCCCTACACACATGGCATGTTATGTTTTACATgggccctacacacacacacacacacgtcatgttATGTTTTACATgggccctacacacacacacgtcatgttATGTTTTACATgggccctacacacacacacacacacacgtcatgttATGTTTTACATgggccctacacacacacacgtcatgttATGTTTTACATgggccctacacacacacacgtcatgttATGTTTTACATgggccctacacacacacacacacacacgtcatgttATGTTTTACATgggccctacacacacacacgtcatgttATGTTTTACATgggccctacacacacacacgtcatgttATGTTTTACATgggccctacacacacacacacacacacacacgtcatgttATGTTTTACATgggccctacacacacacacacacacacacgtcatgttATGTTTTACATgggccctacacacacacacacacacacgtcttgttATGTTTTACGTgggccctacacacacacacacacatgtcatgTTATGTTTAACATgggccctacacacacacacacacacacatgcatggtgTATTTTGTGTGCATGCATCTATCTCCTCATGACACTCCAACCCCTTTTTGCCATTTTTATTCGTCTTTGTTTCTTTATGGCAGCCATTTCAGGCGACACTCCCTCCCCTCCTAATGCCACTCtgcagtttgtctcttttattggCTGCCATCACTGAGATAACAACATGCAGTCCCTCATACATTGGGGAGAAGTTAGACGGTGGGAGGGGGAAATGATGCATCAGGGAGGCACTATTGTGGGCCTGTGCTTTACATCCACTAGATTATGTCATCTGCTCAAATCCTGGCCTCTGATGGAAATGGAAGCATCCTCAAATGCACTTGCAGGATCTCATCCGGATGACAGGGAGAGGATTTAAAAATACTCACTTTCTGACGTCAGCACCAGGACTGCA from the Entelurus aequoreus isolate RoL-2023_Sb linkage group LG20, RoL_Eaeq_v1.1, whole genome shotgun sequence genome contains:
- the ube2ql1 gene encoding ubiquitin-conjugating enzyme E2Q-like protein 1 gives rise to the protein MATLLRKIGLIRLHDRDTEDPKHHQGSLKGSKGSQKSNKLCQTANESNILSTPEIKARKLDQNAKDRDKEKEKEKASKDASKERQQPQQTGGGGNKSTGASSVPAAAPAPHRQHCSQVRTRRLMKELQEIRRLGDNFITVELVEDNLYDWNVKLHQVDKDSALWQDMKETSTDFILLNVTFPDNFPFSPPFMRVLTPRLENGYVLDGGAICMELLTPRGWSSAYTVEAVMRQFAASLVKGQGRICRKAGKSKKAFSRKEAEATFKSLVKTHEKYGWVSPPVSDG